A portion of the Oxynema aestuarii AP17 genome contains these proteins:
- a CDS encoding CHAT domain-containing protein: protein MRVPRWFLFIVLFLMSSIAIAPIQTATFARHPTSVGPPETIAAPIDRDRLDLGRQLYETGQIDAAIEVWERVAREGNSRDAALAYSALAIAYYDAGQVDAAERSLAQGADLLPQVGDSFVRARWLQTRGTLEFHRGNPQAALDTWDEAIAIYREIGDRDGAIAVTIDRAQALQALGLYRQAQKSLEHLERQLENSANSLLKASTLRSLGAVLQVVGDRDRAEAVLTTSLHLAQQFDDPIAEAESLFQLGNNARLQQQTDAAIAFYDRAATTSPIRLLQVQARLNQLNLLVASDRQEAAIALIPSIIGAFDELPRSRSLIYARVNFAETAMQTATWEYPVDPREIAAILARGIDEARQIGDRRAEAYALGHLGVLYERQGQYSEAIALTRQGLQWASTSDAADLAASWHAQHGRLLAATGQSEEAIVAYEQAVQALESLRQDLVAVHSDVRFSFRERVEPIYRAYVSLLLENVDRLPLAKQQVRLQKSRQAIEALQLRELENFFREACKTYQLQPIEDIDPQAALIYPIVLENRIDVIVSLPGQPLAHYATSVSFEERKEVFGDTFAALNPVFPIFRIIQPARQLYDWLIRPAEPLLEQANIQTLVFVLDGFLRNLPMSALYDGEQFLIEKYRIALTPGLQLLELPSQLSQNRAMLTGGLAEARQGFSALPGVAVEIRALDSLLSPKILLNEEFTKASLSQSLESNLFSIVHLATHGQFSSEAEQTFLLTWNDRIQVKDLDKILQEQRDRAPIELLVLSACQTAFGDDRAALGLAGVAVRSGARSTLATLWSVQDRSTAELMAQFYRLLKEGFTKGEALRQAQLFLLKQEQYRHPYYWSPFVLVGHWQ from the coding sequence ATGCGTGTCCCTCGCTGGTTCCTCTTCATTGTCCTCTTCTTGATGAGTTCGATCGCGATCGCCCCGATCCAAACGGCGACCTTCGCCCGCCATCCTACTTCTGTCGGGCCTCCAGAGACGATCGCGGCACCGATCGATCGCGATCGCCTCGATCTCGGTCGCCAATTGTACGAAACCGGACAGATCGACGCCGCGATCGAGGTTTGGGAACGAGTCGCCAGGGAAGGCAATAGCCGCGATGCAGCTTTAGCATACAGTGCTTTGGCCATTGCTTATTACGATGCGGGACAAGTGGACGCCGCCGAGCGATCGCTCGCCCAAGGGGCGGATTTACTGCCCCAGGTCGGCGATTCGTTCGTGCGTGCCCGATGGCTGCAAACGCGCGGCACCCTAGAGTTTCACCGGGGCAACCCCCAAGCGGCCCTCGATACCTGGGACGAAGCGATCGCGATTTACCGCGAGATCGGCGATCGCGACGGGGCGATCGCGGTGACGATCGATCGCGCTCAAGCCTTGCAAGCTTTGGGACTCTACCGCCAAGCGCAAAAAAGTTTGGAACACCTGGAACGACAACTAGAAAATTCTGCCAATTCCCTCCTCAAAGCCTCGACATTGCGCAGTTTGGGGGCGGTTTTGCAAGTCGTCGGCGATCGCGATCGCGCCGAAGCGGTTTTAACCACCAGTTTGCACCTCGCGCAACAGTTCGACGATCCGATCGCCGAAGCGGAAAGCCTGTTTCAATTGGGGAATAACGCCCGCTTGCAGCAACAAACCGACGCGGCGATCGCCTTTTACGACCGCGCCGCCACGACCAGTCCGATTCGGCTGCTGCAAGTGCAAGCCCGTCTCAATCAGTTAAATTTATTGGTAGCCAGCGACCGTCAGGAGGCCGCGATCGCCCTCATCCCCAGCATAATCGGCGCCTTCGACGAGTTGCCCCGATCGCGATCGCTGATTTACGCCCGGGTTAATTTTGCCGAAACGGCGATGCAGACTGCCACCTGGGAGTACCCGGTAGACCCTCGCGAGATCGCCGCGATCCTCGCCCGAGGGATCGACGAGGCCCGCCAGATCGGCGATCGTCGCGCCGAAGCTTACGCCCTCGGACACTTGGGGGTCCTCTACGAACGACAGGGGCAATATTCCGAGGCAATTGCCTTAACCCGCCAAGGGTTGCAATGGGCCTCAACGTCGGACGCCGCCGACCTCGCCGCCAGTTGGCACGCCCAACACGGGCGCCTCCTCGCCGCCACCGGACAATCGGAGGAGGCGATCGTCGCTTACGAACAGGCGGTTCAAGCGTTAGAATCCTTACGTCAAGACCTGGTCGCGGTTCATTCAGACGTGCGCTTTTCTTTTCGCGAGCGAGTCGAACCGATTTATCGAGCCTACGTGTCTTTATTACTCGAAAATGTCGATCGCTTACCGTTAGCAAAACAACAAGTCAGATTGCAAAAATCTCGACAGGCGATCGAAGCCTTACAATTACGAGAACTCGAAAACTTTTTTCGCGAAGCCTGCAAAACTTATCAGTTACAACCGATTGAAGACATCGACCCTCAAGCAGCTTTAATTTATCCGATCGTCCTCGAAAACCGGATCGATGTCATCGTGTCTCTGCCCGGACAACCCTTAGCCCACTACGCCACCTCGGTCAGTTTCGAGGAGAGAAAAGAGGTTTTCGGGGACACGTTCGCCGCCTTAAACCCGGTTTTTCCGATCTTTCGTATTATTCAGCCCGCCCGCCAACTGTACGATTGGTTGATTCGTCCTGCCGAACCGTTATTAGAACAAGCAAATATCCAAACGTTGGTGTTTGTTCTCGATGGATTTTTAAGGAATTTACCCATGTCCGCGCTCTACGATGGCGAGCAGTTCTTAATTGAAAAATATAGGATCGCCCTCACCCCGGGCTTGCAATTATTAGAGTTACCTTCCCAGTTGTCTCAAAACCGAGCCATGTTAACCGGAGGGTTAGCCGAAGCCCGTCAAGGATTTTCGGCTTTGCCGGGAGTCGCCGTAGAAATTAGAGCCTTAGACAGTTTACTTTCTCCAAAAATTTTATTAAACGAGGAGTTTACCAAAGCTTCTCTTTCTCAATCGTTAGAATCTAATTTATTTTCGATCGTTCATTTAGCGACTCACGGCCAATTTAGCTCCGAAGCCGAGCAAACTTTTCTATTGACTTGGAACGATCGCATTCAAGTTAAAGATTTGGATAAGATCTTGCAAGAACAGCGCGATCGCGCGCCGATTGAATTGCTCGTCCTCAGTGCTTGTCAGACGGCATTTGGCGACGATCGCGCCGCCTTGGGATTGGCGGGGGTCGCGGTGCGATCGGGGGCTCGCAGTACGTTAGCAACGTTGTGGTCGGTTCAAGACCGTTCCACCGCCGAACTGATGGCGCAATTTTATCGTTTATTAAAAGAAGGCTTTACAAAAGGTGAAGCGTTGCGTCAAGCTCAATTATTTTTGTTAAAACAAGAGCAGTATCGCCATCCTTATTATTGGTCGCCTTTTGTTTTGGTCGGCCATTGGCAATAA
- a CDS encoding DUF928 domain-containing protein, protein MKFCNLLQPLGLSLWVGCLGSAGGAIAQIAPQTAPPLSPPLSESIIFQEAFDPPGEDKPDDTAGAGARDGGRCQPDEDEIEVLMPRRNYGLTLASHPTVFVNFPKTSATQVRLLFRDETGDSSEAIAFPVPQGGGLVGFRPSEASAPLEVGKNYQWFLSVSCAAKPTPNDPVFVGWVQRVALNAEQQGELAAQSTVERVQWYASHGYWYDLLATLSAARRQHPEDPSLGQLWKSVLESVGLSAIAFPGPFGEEVGTSE, encoded by the coding sequence ATGAAATTTTGCAATCTTTTACAACCTCTGGGCCTCAGTTTATGGGTGGGTTGTTTGGGAAGTGCCGGGGGCGCGATCGCTCAAATAGCTCCCCAAACGGCTCCCCCACTGTCCCCACCCCTGTCCGAATCGATTATCTTTCAAGAAGCCTTCGACCCTCCCGGGGAGGACAAACCGGACGACACGGCGGGTGCAGGCGCCCGGGATGGGGGGCGCTGTCAGCCCGATGAAGACGAGATCGAAGTCTTGATGCCGCGTCGCAATTACGGACTGACTTTGGCTTCCCACCCGACAGTGTTTGTTAATTTTCCTAAAACCTCCGCTACCCAAGTCCGCTTGCTGTTTCGAGATGAGACGGGGGACTCTTCCGAGGCGATCGCTTTTCCCGTTCCCCAAGGGGGAGGGTTGGTCGGGTTTCGTCCTTCGGAGGCGAGTGCCCCTTTAGAAGTCGGTAAAAATTATCAGTGGTTTTTGTCGGTGAGCTGTGCCGCCAAGCCGACCCCGAACGATCCGGTGTTTGTCGGATGGGTGCAGCGCGTGGCGTTGAACGCGGAACAACAGGGGGAGTTGGCGGCACAAAGCACTGTCGAACGGGTGCAGTGGTATGCCAGTCACGGGTATTGGTACGATTTGCTCGCGACTTTGAGCGCAGCGCGACGCCAGCATCCGGAGGATCCGAGCTTGGGTCAGTTGTGGAAGAGCGTGTTAGAGTCGGTGGGACTGTCGGCGATCGCCTTCCCAGGGCCATTTGGGGAAGAAGTGGGAACCTCCGAGTAA